From one Pseudopipra pipra isolate bDixPip1 chromosome 2, bDixPip1.hap1, whole genome shotgun sequence genomic stretch:
- the LOC135409709 gene encoding uncharacterized protein LOC135409709 — MSGGVCVDEDNPPPSPPPRPCRAAPRGSPLPEGQVPSAGVSPACPRGRGAGQPRVRGRGPQQHSPLLSPPEAARQEAPGRGRWLRGEDRGWKGACSDCRSAGLDPRVPT, encoded by the coding sequence ATGTCgggaggggtgtgtgtggaTGAGGACAACCCCCCGCCGTCACCTCCGCCCCGGCCCTGCCGAGCCGCCCCGCGAGGGTCTCCCCTCCCCGAGGGGCAGGTCCCGAGTGCGGGAGTATCTCCCGCCtgcccgcggggccgcggcgcggggcagccccgggtGAGGGGCCGGGGGCCGCAGCAGCATTCTCCGCTCCTCTCCCCGCCCGAAGCGGCGCGGCAGGAGGCTCCCGGCCGGGGGCGGTGGTTGCGGGGGGAGGACCGAGGCTGGAAAGGTGCGTGCTCGGATTGCCGGAGCGCCGGTCTCGACCCGCGCGTACCGACATGA